The proteins below are encoded in one region of Pseudonocardia sp. DSM 110487:
- a CDS encoding helix-turn-helix domain-containing protein: MSGGIITAVSRTALELLRLLAQDAPAERIEEQARTLAAADPESGAVARELALRVRAGIDAHRRREAELSALVDIARDLASLPEPGGVLDTIVRRARSLLGADVAYLTLADPERGDTYMRAADGSISARFQTLRLPLGAGLGGLVAQTRRPYWSANYPADPRYDHTTEIDAAVEEEGLVAICGTPLLVDHEFVGVLFAAHRTRRPFASTEVALLASLAALAAVSLVQVRRATETADALAALSSAHAGIEQAAAAHDRFAGVVLSGGGVDDIAAALGELLGCWVAVLDVDDQRLAAHGTVPDALVDLPAVRRSADAARLVTVDGTSAVAVRAAGQRLGTLVLGGRAALRDGQVRTVERAAMVTALVLLFRLREAEADQRVRTDLLADLLARPAGDVDPTLAERGRLLGLRLRTPHVVAVCRAGSGRGLGSGLVGRDDGWMVAVVPGRDPSAVAADMARRMGKDAGPVGAAGPVVPAAGLRDTYADARRTADALAALGLSAGSARDLGFAGLVTGDVEGYLERVLGPVAAHDARRGTDLLATLEAYFAAGASPTRAAGALHVHVNTVAQRLERVAGLLGEDWHKPDRALELQLALRLRRLRG, from the coding sequence GTGAGCGGTGGCATCATCACCGCCGTGTCGCGGACGGCGCTCGAGCTGCTGCGCCTGCTCGCCCAGGACGCGCCCGCCGAGCGCATCGAGGAGCAGGCGCGGACGCTCGCGGCGGCCGACCCCGAGTCCGGGGCGGTCGCGCGCGAGCTCGCCCTGCGCGTCCGGGCGGGGATCGACGCGCACCGGCGCCGGGAGGCGGAGCTGTCGGCGCTGGTCGACATCGCCCGCGACCTCGCGTCCCTCCCGGAGCCGGGCGGCGTGCTCGACACGATCGTGCGCCGCGCCCGCAGCCTGCTCGGCGCCGACGTCGCGTACCTGACCCTCGCCGACCCGGAGCGGGGCGACACGTACATGCGTGCCGCGGACGGGTCGATCTCCGCCCGGTTCCAGACGCTCCGGCTACCCCTGGGTGCGGGGCTCGGCGGTCTGGTTGCGCAGACGCGGCGGCCGTACTGGAGCGCAAACTACCCGGCCGACCCCCGCTACGACCACACCACCGAGATCGACGCTGCCGTCGAGGAGGAGGGGCTCGTCGCGATCTGCGGCACGCCACTGCTGGTGGACCACGAGTTCGTCGGGGTGCTGTTCGCCGCGCACCGGACGCGCCGACCGTTCGCCAGCACCGAGGTGGCGCTGCTGGCCTCCCTGGCCGCGCTCGCCGCCGTGTCGCTCGTGCAGGTGCGCCGCGCGACGGAGACGGCCGATGCGCTCGCGGCCCTGTCGAGCGCGCACGCCGGGATCGAGCAGGCCGCCGCGGCGCACGACCGGTTCGCCGGGGTCGTGCTCTCCGGCGGCGGGGTCGACGACATCGCCGCCGCCCTCGGCGAGCTGCTCGGCTGCTGGGTGGCGGTGCTGGACGTCGACGACCAGCGGCTGGCGGCGCACGGCACCGTGCCCGACGCTCTCGTCGACCTTCCCGCGGTGCGGAGATCGGCCGACGCCGCTCGGCTGGTGACCGTCGACGGCACGTCCGCGGTGGCCGTACGGGCGGCCGGCCAGCGCCTCGGCACCCTCGTGCTCGGCGGCCGCGCCGCGCTCCGCGACGGGCAGGTGCGCACGGTCGAGCGCGCGGCGATGGTCACGGCGCTGGTCCTGCTGTTCCGGCTACGTGAGGCCGAGGCCGACCAGCGGGTGCGCACCGACCTGCTCGCCGACCTGTTGGCCCGCCCGGCCGGTGACGTGGATCCCACGCTCGCCGAGCGCGGCCGGCTGCTCGGGCTGCGGCTGCGCACCCCGCACGTCGTCGCCGTCTGCCGCGCTGGTTCCGGTCGCGGTCTCGGGTCCGGGCTCGTGGGCCGGGACGACGGGTGGATGGTCGCCGTCGTGCCGGGGCGCGACCCGTCCGCCGTGGCAGCCGACATGGCCCGACGGATGGGGAAGGACGCCGGGCCGGTGGGTGCGGCTGGGCCCGTCGTGCCCGCGGCGGGCCTGCGCGACACGTACGCCGACGCCCGGCGCACCGCCGACGCCCTCGCCGCGCTCGGCCTGTCCGCGGGATCCGCCCGCGACCTCGGCTTCGCCGGGCTCGTCACCGGCGACGTCGAGGGGTACCTCGAGCGCGTGCTCGGCCCCGTCGCGGCCCACGACGCCCGCCGCGGCACCGACCTGCTGGCCACCCTCGAGGCCTACTTCGCCGCCGGGGCGAGCCCGACCCGCGCGGCCGGCGCCCTGCACGTGCACGTCAACACGGTGGCCCAACGCCTGGAACGGGTCGCAGGCCTCCTCGGCGAGGACTGGCACAAGCCGGATCGGGCCCTGGAACTCCAACTGGCCCTTCGCCTGCGCCGTCTCCGTGGCTAG
- a CDS encoding MFS transporter — protein sequence MVTDKRPSSNIIKVVAASMAGTTVEWYDFFLYGVAAALVFNEVFFPALGPAAGTVAAFATFAIGFVARPLGGLVFGHYGDKLGRKTLLVISLLMMGIATFLIGLLPGAATIGVAAPILLIVLRLVQGFAIGGEWGGAILIVSEHGDPARRGYWASWPQAGVPFGQLLANGLLFLLAAVQDEAAFLAWGWRIPFLLSAVLVLIGLYIRLSVEESPIFKEAQAKAAEAAAAGEKQVVPIVDVFRRYPREVFTAMGARFAENVSYYIFTIVITSYMTQRLDVSSSFVLGAVMIGAFVHLVTIPVWGALSDRYGRKPIYLLGAAGVGVWAFVFIALIDTANFALTTLAVIGGLVFHGAMYGPQAAFLSELFGTKVRYSGTSVGYQLASVVAGGLAPIVAVALYTSFDSGYAVSVYVALSALLTLIAVASYGETNKRDLAQDHAIVAPR from the coding sequence GTGGTCACCGACAAACGACCGAGCAGCAACATCATCAAGGTGGTCGCCGCCAGCATGGCCGGCACGACCGTCGAGTGGTACGACTTCTTCCTCTACGGCGTCGCCGCTGCACTGGTGTTCAACGAGGTGTTCTTCCCGGCGCTCGGCCCGGCCGCAGGCACCGTCGCCGCATTCGCCACGTTCGCGATCGGGTTCGTCGCCCGGCCGCTCGGCGGGCTGGTCTTCGGGCACTACGGCGACAAGCTGGGCCGCAAGACGCTGCTCGTGATCAGCCTGCTGATGATGGGGATCGCGACGTTCCTCATCGGCCTGCTGCCGGGCGCGGCGACAATCGGCGTAGCCGCACCGATCCTGCTCATCGTCCTGCGGCTCGTGCAGGGCTTCGCCATCGGCGGCGAGTGGGGCGGTGCGATCCTGATCGTCTCCGAGCACGGCGACCCGGCCCGGCGCGGCTACTGGGCGAGCTGGCCACAGGCGGGGGTGCCGTTCGGGCAGCTGCTCGCCAACGGGCTGCTGTTCCTGCTGGCCGCCGTCCAGGACGAGGCGGCGTTCCTCGCGTGGGGCTGGCGGATCCCGTTCCTGCTCTCCGCGGTGCTCGTCCTGATCGGGCTCTACATCCGGCTTTCGGTCGAGGAGTCGCCGATCTTCAAGGAGGCCCAGGCCAAGGCAGCCGAGGCGGCCGCCGCCGGGGAGAAGCAGGTCGTCCCGATCGTCGACGTGTTCCGGCGCTACCCCCGCGAGGTCTTCACCGCGATGGGCGCCCGGTTCGCCGAGAACGTCTCGTACTACATCTTCACGATCGTCATCACCTCCTACATGACGCAGCGGCTGGACGTGTCCAGCTCGTTCGTACTCGGCGCGGTGATGATCGGCGCCTTCGTCCACCTGGTGACGATCCCCGTGTGGGGCGCGCTGTCGGACCGCTACGGCCGCAAGCCGATCTACCTGCTTGGCGCGGCGGGCGTGGGTGTGTGGGCGTTCGTGTTCATCGCGCTGATCGACACGGCCAACTTCGCCCTCACCACGCTCGCCGTGATCGGCGGCCTGGTGTTCCACGGCGCGATGTACGGCCCGCAGGCGGCGTTCCTGTCCGAGCTGTTCGGCACGAAGGTGCGCTACTCCGGCACCTCCGTCGGGTACCAGCTCGCGTCCGTCGTCGCGGGCGGCCTGGCCCCGATCGTCGCGGTGGCGCTGTACACCTCGTTCGACAGCGGGTACGCGGTCTCGGTCTACGTCGCGCTGAGCGCGCTGCTGACGCTGATCGCCGTGGCCTCCTACGGCGAGACGAACAAGCGCGACCTCGCCCAGGACCACGCGATCGTCGCACCCCGCTGA
- a CDS encoding 3-hydroxybutyrate dehydrogenase, with product MTSVTPPPLAGRRALVTGAASGIGAALTRRLAADGAQVVAVDRDEAGLAVLAREASVEAVPCDLSDLAAVDRLPADVDVLVNNAGLQHVAPIPEFDPDRFSLLLRVMLEAPFRLARRALPHMYARGWGRVVNISSVHGLRASPFKSAYVSAKHGLEGLSKVIALEGAEHGVTSNCIDPAYVRTPLVERQIADQARTHGIEPADVIEKIMLEPVAVKRLVEPDEVAELAAVLYGPASASITGASLSMDGGWTAH from the coding sequence ATGACCTCCGTCACGCCGCCGCCGCTCGCCGGGCGCCGCGCACTGGTCACGGGCGCGGCGTCGGGGATAGGGGCCGCGCTGACACGGCGGCTCGCCGCGGACGGGGCACAGGTGGTTGCCGTCGACCGCGACGAGGCCGGGCTCGCCGTCCTCGCCCGGGAGGCGAGCGTGGAAGCGGTGCCCTGCGACCTGTCCGACCTCGCCGCCGTCGACAGGCTGCCGGCCGACGTCGACGTCCTGGTCAACAACGCGGGCCTGCAGCACGTCGCCCCGATTCCGGAGTTCGACCCCGACCGGTTCTCGCTGCTCCTGCGGGTGATGCTGGAGGCGCCGTTCCGGCTGGCCCGGCGCGCGCTGCCGCACATGTACGCCCGCGGCTGGGGCCGGGTGGTCAACATCTCGAGCGTGCACGGGCTGCGCGCCAGCCCGTTCAAGTCTGCCTACGTCAGCGCCAAGCACGGTCTGGAAGGCCTGTCCAAGGTCATCGCGCTCGAAGGCGCGGAGCACGGTGTCACGAGCAACTGCATCGACCCCGCCTACGTGCGCACGCCGCTGGTCGAGCGGCAGATCGCCGACCAGGCCCGCACGCACGGCATCGAACCCGCCGACGTCATCGAGAAGATCATGCTCGAGCCGGTGGCCGTGAAACGCCTCGTCGAGCCCGATGAGGTCGCGGAGCTCGCCGCCGTGCTCTACGGGCCGGCGTCAGCGTCGATCACCGGAGCGTCACTGTCGATGGACGGCGGCTGGACCGCCCACTGA
- a CDS encoding MarR family winged helix-turn-helix transcriptional regulator, producing the protein MALENPPGSAFLLAAVGSHAIARFAERVADLDLTPPQVGLLGLINASPGQSQQAVAQLLGMPPSRLVGLVDALADRGLVERRRNRTDRRLHALHITDEGRAMLVRIGKVGREHDDALCRSLDAAERETLRDLLSRIAADQGLRPGIHPGYRSV; encoded by the coding sequence GTGGCACTGGAGAACCCACCCGGATCGGCCTTCCTCCTCGCCGCGGTCGGCTCACACGCCATCGCGCGCTTCGCCGAGCGCGTCGCCGACCTGGACCTCACACCCCCACAGGTCGGCCTGCTCGGGCTCATCAACGCGTCGCCAGGGCAGAGCCAGCAGGCCGTCGCGCAGCTACTGGGCATGCCGCCGAGCCGGCTCGTCGGCCTCGTCGACGCGCTCGCCGACCGCGGACTGGTCGAGCGCAGGCGCAACCGCACCGACCGGCGCCTGCACGCGCTGCACATCACCGACGAGGGCAGGGCGATGCTCGTCCGGATCGGGAAGGTCGGCCGTGAGCACGACGACGCGCTCTGCCGCAGCCTCGACGCGGCCGAGCGCGAGACGCTGCGCGACCTGCTCTCCCGCATTGCCGCCGACCAGGGCCTGCGCCCGGGGATCCATCCGGGCTACCGCAGCGTGTGA
- a CDS encoding LLM class flavin-dependent oxidoreductase, whose translation MSDHKFRFGVVATPEGGGARWAATARRVEELGYSTLLMPDGLQLLSPFPSLAVAACATTTLRVGTFVLASPMRSPRAAAWDGHSLSVLTEGRFDFGVGAGRPEAQQFAEAFDRPWGTAGERLRLVAESIEQLRELDGDGHTPVLVAAGGPKALELAARTADIVTLAAPPLTGRDHLAGMAARLRDAAGDRDIEIALNLFVVGDEIPPWTRHFIGADHATLVAHDSQTLLRGTPAEMADELQRRRDAYGVSYVSVNGAFMEQLAPVVERLAGR comes from the coding sequence ATGTCCGATCACAAGTTCCGGTTCGGGGTGGTGGCAACGCCGGAGGGTGGCGGAGCGCGGTGGGCCGCCACGGCGAGGCGGGTGGAGGAGCTCGGCTACTCCACCCTGCTGATGCCCGACGGCCTGCAGCTGCTCTCGCCGTTCCCGTCGCTCGCCGTGGCGGCCTGCGCGACGACGACGCTGCGCGTGGGCACGTTCGTGCTGGCCAGCCCGATGCGGTCGCCGCGAGCGGCCGCGTGGGACGGCCACTCGCTCTCGGTGCTCACCGAGGGTCGCTTCGACTTCGGCGTGGGCGCCGGGCGCCCGGAGGCGCAGCAGTTCGCCGAGGCGTTCGACAGGCCGTGGGGTACGGCCGGCGAGCGGTTGCGGCTGGTCGCCGAGTCGATCGAGCAGCTGCGCGAGCTCGACGGCGACGGGCACACGCCGGTGCTCGTGGCCGCAGGCGGCCCGAAGGCGCTCGAGCTCGCCGCCCGCACGGCCGACATCGTCACGCTCGCCGCGCCGCCGCTCACCGGGCGCGACCACCTCGCGGGGATGGCGGCCCGCCTGCGCGACGCCGCGGGCGACCGCGACATCGAGATCGCCCTGAACCTGTTCGTCGTGGGCGACGAGATCCCGCCGTGGACGCGGCACTTCATCGGTGCCGACCACGCCACCCTCGTCGCCCACGACTCGCAGACCCTGCTGCGTGGCACGCCCGCCGAGATGGCCGACGAGCTGCAGCGGCGCCGCGACGCGTACGGCGTGTCCTACGTCAGCGTCAACGGCGCGTTCATGGAGCAGCTTGCGCCGGTCGTGGAGCGGCTCGCCGGGCGCTGA